Proteins encoded together in one Acanthochromis polyacanthus isolate Apoly-LR-REF ecotype Palm Island chromosome 12, KAUST_Apoly_ChrSc, whole genome shotgun sequence window:
- the znf516 gene encoding zinc finger protein 516 isoform X1: MNPRDTVEVMETQAGDQKEKLSGDKSNPGNEIEGEDDKIPGAYDCNICGRSFPFLSSLSQHMRRHTGARPYKCPYCDHRASQKGNLKVHIRSHKLGTLSSHHSNEDEEGGAEEEEMRVSEGLDGGTSPTKSSSACNRMINGDGGEESRRKVPARSMKREKSVTDQRPYCCRLCGYEAQREDQLLSHIEKVHITADTEEETTVKEEAVTEPDSSLIQPQSDGTFPCETCGQVFTQAWFLKSHMKKHAGILDHCCRICGRRFREAWFLKSHMKTHNTKSRSRSKADSAEHPATINDVAQDPDIVTVSVTSIYQMCSKCGNLFHSRESLRAHDKVHSLRYDRKSPNQCRPIEDEDSPAAKRRFLDCLNLQPVEGKTLDEEEENEKKILGQRIPELDPVCSYQAWQLATKGRVVEPVEPTYKASHAGGSMGEEALAGAAVVFEKESSRYVLKGQEKRSSGRRSSYGLGSHNASGDRTPESLSDSEYRPSSRQDRRRPSQSQASTKSNECFECGKVFRSRHQMVVHQRVHRKDGGRVSVGDKERTARDDRWGSTSDPESGSPSRPSTPGYGDSPPASTLGDQASEMGSSNSGEPADEKPYICSLCDFVTTESQAYLGHVHIQHNSKDKPSPIPSPSSNLDRSTPSGYPKLKKALLQGLNNSASPPTYLSARSTALDPSMTPVDLCVRAEGIRGIASSALDRKNLPSHKCSFCAHSTRYPEVLWMHQTVAHRINSSSSNLAPKWALKNNSKGSRDSLLSSRRRTGPPPVLDGKECQPLPPLMRTQRTRPPACSTEVPKKNKPASHAATPSSSSSTPCSSSSRGSSSTSGNQAGRVPVRPGSSTSSSVRHIEDQSHQSRFRPKVDMYPRASSLSSSSSMEKNTGSLSRSSAPSPSSAAPSRMDRYLMPQEGLGFMLSSKHGLAEYSRARGSLHQPLPNSHSQVRTNTTRPSAITYSSAAAHNYGASQAQGGTLQNSSSPSSSSSLPSEARGDVKHEPITETPEMPTDILTFLKNYSPHELAALYHRWGAANALLDPTGMLRSLMRQGQYFCHECGKSFSQPSHLRTHMRSHTGERPFCCQLCPYRASQKGNLKTHVQSVHHLPFDNSQYLDTRTLLLSQEERGALAAKHPPNSQQ, translated from the exons ATGAATCccagagacactgtggaggtaaTGGAGACCCAGGCAGGAGATCAGAAGGAGAAGCTGAGTGGAGACAAGTCCAACCCTGGAAATGAGATTGAGGGTGAGGATGACAAAATCCCTGGCGCTTACGACTGCAACATCTGTGGACGCAGCTTCCCTTTCCTGAGCTCATTGTCGCAGCATATGAGACGCCACACGGGTGCACGCCCTTACAAATGCCCATACTGTGATCATAGGGCCTCGCAGAAGGGCAACCTCAAAGTCCACATCCGAAGCCACAAACTGGGCACCCTGTCTAGTCACCACTCcaatgaagatgaagagggtggggcggaagaggaggagatgaggGTTTCAGAAGGTCTTGATGGAGGCACCAGTCCAACTAAGAGCAGCTCTGCCTGCAACCGCATGATCAATGGGGACGGTGGCGAGGAAAGTCGGAGGAAGGTGCCTGCAAGGAGCATGAAAAGGGAAAAGTCTGTCACTGACCAGCGGCCTTACTGTTGCCGTCTGTGTGGCTACGAGGCCCAGCGGGAGGATCAGCTCCTCAGCCACATCGAGAAGGTCCACATAACAGCAGACACAGAAGAGGAGACCACTGTTAAGGAAGAGGCTGTGACTGAACCTGATTCAAGCCTGATCCAACCCCAGAGTGACGGGACCTTCCCTTGTGAGACCTGTGGCCAGGTCTTCACACAAGCCTGGTTTTTGAAGTCGCACATGAAAAAACATGCAGGGATCCTGGACCACTGCTGTCGGATTTGCGGGAGACGTTTCCGTGAAGCTTGGTTCCTCAAATCTcatatgaaaacacacaacaccaaaTCCAGGTCGCGGTCAAAAGCAGATTCAGCTGAGCATCCAGCCACAATCAATGACGTAGCACAGGACCCTGATATTGTTACTGTCTCTGTTACATCTATCTATCAGATGTGCTCCAAGTGTGGGAACCTGTTTCACAGCCGAGAGAGCCTGAGAGCCCATGATAAAGTTCACAGTCTGAGATATGACAGGAAATCCCCAAATCAATGCAGACCCATTGAAGACGAGGACTCACCAGCTGCTAAGAGACGTTTCCTTGACTGCTTAAACCTCCAGCCTGTTGAGGGAAAGACactggatgaagaggaggaaaacgAGAAAAAGATTCTGGGCCAAAGAATCCCAGAGTTAGATCCAGTTTGCAGCTATCAGGCCTGGCAATTAGCCACTAAAGGAAGGGTTGTGGAGCCAGTGGAGCCAACGTACAAGGCCTCCCATGCTGGAGGAAGTATGGGAGAGGAGGCCCTGGCTGGAGCCGCTGTGGTTTTTGAGAAGGAGAGCAGTCGTTATGTCCTGAAAGGTCAAGAGAAACGTAGCTCAGGCAGACGCAGCAGCTATGGATTGGGCAGCCACAACGCGTCAGGCGATCGGACACCAGAGAGCCTCAGCGACTCGGAGTACCGACCTTCATCTCGCCAAGATAGACGGCGACCATCCCAGTCACAAGCTTCTACCAAGTCCAACGAATGCTTTGAATGTGGGAAGGTGTTTCGCAGTCGTCACCAGATGGTCGTTCACCAGCGGGTCCACAGGAAGGATGGAGGAAGGGTGTCGGTGGGAGACAAGGAAAGAACCGCCAGAGATGACCGATGGGGCTCCACTAGTGACCCAGAGTCAGGCTCCCCCAGCCGGCCCAGCACCCCCGGGTATGGAGACTCTCCACCAGCCTCCACCCTTGGAGACCAGGCCTCAGAGATGGGTTCCTCAAACTCTGGAGAGCCTGCAG ATGAGAAACCCTACATCTGCAGCTTGTGTGACTTTGTCACCACAGAGTCACAGGCCTATTTGGGTCATGTTCACATCCAACACAACTCCAAAGATAAACCCAGCCCCATCCCCAGCCCCAGCTCCAACTTGGACAGAAGCACCCCCAGTGGTTATCCCAAACTGAAGAAAGCTCTTCTTCAGGGCCTGAACAACTCTGCATCTCCACCTACTTACCTTTCAGCCCGATCCACTGCACTGGATCCCAGTATGACCCCTGTGGATCTGTGTGTCAGGGCTGAGGGCATCAGGGGAATAGCCTCCTCAGCCTTGGACAGGAAAAATCTCCCAAGCCACAAGTGCTCCTTCTGCGCTCACTCCACCCGCTACCCCGAGGTGCTGTGGATGCACCAGACTGTGGCTCACCGCATCAACAGTAGTAGCTCAAATCTGGCTCCTAAGTGGGCTCTTAAAAACAACTCAAAGGGCTCCCGGGACAGCTTGTTATCCTCCAGGAGACGCACTGGACCTCCACCAGTTCTGGATGGGAAGGAGTGTCAGCCACTGCCTCCACTGATGCGCACCCAGCGTACACGGCCTCCAGCCTGCTCCACTGAGGTACCAAAGAAGAACAAGCCAGCCAGTCATGCAGCcacaccttcatcatcatcctctACTCCCTGCTCCTCATCTTCTAGgggctcctcctccacctcaggCAACCAAGCTGGGAGGGTCCCTGTTCGGCCaggcagcagcaccagcagcagcgtCAGACACATAGAGGACCAGAGTCATCAGTCTCGGTTCAGACCCAAAGTGGACATGTACCCACGAGCAAGCTCGCTGTCATCTTCTAGTTCCATGGAGAAGAACACTGGTTCCCTCTCACGTTCCTCAGCACCAAGCCCCAGCTCTGCTGCACCTTCCAGGATGGACCGCTACTTGATGCCTCAGGAGGGTCTGGGTTTCATGCTGTCCAGCAAACACGGCCTAGCAGAGTACAGCCGAGCTAGGGGCTCTCTTCATCAGCCACTTCCCAACTCCCACAGTCAGGTTCGGACGAACACTACAAGGCCCAGCGCTATCACCTACagttcagcagcagcacacaacTATGGTGCCTCCCAGGCACAGGGAGGCACTCTGCAGAACTCCTCCTCCccatcctcttcctcttcattaCCTTCAGAAGCTCGTGGAGATGTGAAGCACGAGCCAATCACAGAGACACCAGAGATGCCAACCGACATCCTCACCTTCCTCAAAAACTACAGCCCACATGAACTGGCTGCCCTCTACCACCGCTGGGGAGCAGCCAATGCCCTGCTGGATCCCACTG GGATGCTGAGGTCTCTCATGCGGCAGGGACAGTATTTCTGCCATGAGTGTGGGAAGAGTTTCAGCCAGCCGAGCCACCTGCGCACTCATATGAGGTCCCACACAG GGGAAAGGCCATTCTGCTGCCAGCTCTGCCCATACCGAGCCTCTCAGAAAGGGAACCTAAAGACGCATGTCCAGAGCGTCCACCATTTGCCATTTGACAACAGCCAGTACCTCGACACGAGGACGTTGTTACTGAGCCAGGAGGAGCGGGGAGCGCTGGCTGCCAAACACCCACCAAACTCACAACAGTAA
- the znf516 gene encoding zinc finger protein 516 isoform X2 — MNPRDTVEVMETQAGDQKEKLSGDKSNPGNEIEGEDDKIPGAYDCNICGRSFPFLSSLSQHMRRHTGARPYKCPYCDHRASQKGNLKVHIRSHKLGTLSSHHSNEDEEGGAEEEEMRVSEGLDGGTSPTKSSSACNRMINGDGGEESRRKVPARSMKREKSVTDQRPYCCRLCGYEAQREDQLLSHIEKVHITADTEEETTVKEEAVTEPDSSLIQPQSDGTFPCETCGQVFTQAWFLKSHMKKHAGILDHCCRICGRRFREAWFLKSHMKTHNTKSRSRSKADSAEHPATINDVAQDPDIVTVSVTSIYQMCSKCGNLFHSRESLRAHDKVHSLRYDRKSPNQCRPIEDEDSPAAKRRFLDCLNLQPVEGKTLDEEEENEKKILGQRIPELDPVCSYQAWQLATKGRVVEPVEPTYKASHAGGSMGEEALAGAAVVFEKESSRYVLKGQEKRSSGRRSSYGLGSHNASGDRTPESLSDSEYRPSSRQDRRRPSQSQASTKSNECFECGKVFRSRHQMVVHQRVHRKDGGRVSVGDKERTARDDRWGSTSDPESGSPSRPSTPGYGDSPPASTLGDQASEMGSSNSGEPADEKPYICSLCDFVTTESQAYLGHVHIQHNSKDKPSPIPSPSSNLDRSTPSGYPKLKKALLQGLNNSASPPTYLSARSTALDPSMTPVDLCVRAEGIRGIASSALDRKNLPSHKCSFCAHSTRYPEVLWMHQTVAHRINSSSSNLAPKWALKNNSKGSRDSLLSSRRRTGPPPVLDGKECQPLPPLMRTQRTRPPACSTEVPKKNKPASHAATPSSSSSTPCSSSSRGSSSTSGNQAGRVPVRPGSSTSSSVRHIEDQSHQSRFRPKVDMYPRASSLSSSSSMEKNTGSLSRSSAPSPSSAAPSRMDRYLMPQEGLGFMLSSKHGLAEYSRARGSLHQPLPNSHSQVRTNTTRPSAITYSSAAAHNYGASQAQGGTLQNSSSPSSSSSLPSEARGDVKHEPITETPEMPTDILTFLKNYSPHELAALYHRWGAANALLDPTGMLRSLMRQGQYFCHECGKSFSQPSHLRTHMRSHTVGFDFNGLHRGTDAHTTASEAPKQGKGHSAASSAHTEPLRKGT; from the exons ATGAATCccagagacactgtggaggtaaTGGAGACCCAGGCAGGAGATCAGAAGGAGAAGCTGAGTGGAGACAAGTCCAACCCTGGAAATGAGATTGAGGGTGAGGATGACAAAATCCCTGGCGCTTACGACTGCAACATCTGTGGACGCAGCTTCCCTTTCCTGAGCTCATTGTCGCAGCATATGAGACGCCACACGGGTGCACGCCCTTACAAATGCCCATACTGTGATCATAGGGCCTCGCAGAAGGGCAACCTCAAAGTCCACATCCGAAGCCACAAACTGGGCACCCTGTCTAGTCACCACTCcaatgaagatgaagagggtggggcggaagaggaggagatgaggGTTTCAGAAGGTCTTGATGGAGGCACCAGTCCAACTAAGAGCAGCTCTGCCTGCAACCGCATGATCAATGGGGACGGTGGCGAGGAAAGTCGGAGGAAGGTGCCTGCAAGGAGCATGAAAAGGGAAAAGTCTGTCACTGACCAGCGGCCTTACTGTTGCCGTCTGTGTGGCTACGAGGCCCAGCGGGAGGATCAGCTCCTCAGCCACATCGAGAAGGTCCACATAACAGCAGACACAGAAGAGGAGACCACTGTTAAGGAAGAGGCTGTGACTGAACCTGATTCAAGCCTGATCCAACCCCAGAGTGACGGGACCTTCCCTTGTGAGACCTGTGGCCAGGTCTTCACACAAGCCTGGTTTTTGAAGTCGCACATGAAAAAACATGCAGGGATCCTGGACCACTGCTGTCGGATTTGCGGGAGACGTTTCCGTGAAGCTTGGTTCCTCAAATCTcatatgaaaacacacaacaccaaaTCCAGGTCGCGGTCAAAAGCAGATTCAGCTGAGCATCCAGCCACAATCAATGACGTAGCACAGGACCCTGATATTGTTACTGTCTCTGTTACATCTATCTATCAGATGTGCTCCAAGTGTGGGAACCTGTTTCACAGCCGAGAGAGCCTGAGAGCCCATGATAAAGTTCACAGTCTGAGATATGACAGGAAATCCCCAAATCAATGCAGACCCATTGAAGACGAGGACTCACCAGCTGCTAAGAGACGTTTCCTTGACTGCTTAAACCTCCAGCCTGTTGAGGGAAAGACactggatgaagaggaggaaaacgAGAAAAAGATTCTGGGCCAAAGAATCCCAGAGTTAGATCCAGTTTGCAGCTATCAGGCCTGGCAATTAGCCACTAAAGGAAGGGTTGTGGAGCCAGTGGAGCCAACGTACAAGGCCTCCCATGCTGGAGGAAGTATGGGAGAGGAGGCCCTGGCTGGAGCCGCTGTGGTTTTTGAGAAGGAGAGCAGTCGTTATGTCCTGAAAGGTCAAGAGAAACGTAGCTCAGGCAGACGCAGCAGCTATGGATTGGGCAGCCACAACGCGTCAGGCGATCGGACACCAGAGAGCCTCAGCGACTCGGAGTACCGACCTTCATCTCGCCAAGATAGACGGCGACCATCCCAGTCACAAGCTTCTACCAAGTCCAACGAATGCTTTGAATGTGGGAAGGTGTTTCGCAGTCGTCACCAGATGGTCGTTCACCAGCGGGTCCACAGGAAGGATGGAGGAAGGGTGTCGGTGGGAGACAAGGAAAGAACCGCCAGAGATGACCGATGGGGCTCCACTAGTGACCCAGAGTCAGGCTCCCCCAGCCGGCCCAGCACCCCCGGGTATGGAGACTCTCCACCAGCCTCCACCCTTGGAGACCAGGCCTCAGAGATGGGTTCCTCAAACTCTGGAGAGCCTGCAG ATGAGAAACCCTACATCTGCAGCTTGTGTGACTTTGTCACCACAGAGTCACAGGCCTATTTGGGTCATGTTCACATCCAACACAACTCCAAAGATAAACCCAGCCCCATCCCCAGCCCCAGCTCCAACTTGGACAGAAGCACCCCCAGTGGTTATCCCAAACTGAAGAAAGCTCTTCTTCAGGGCCTGAACAACTCTGCATCTCCACCTACTTACCTTTCAGCCCGATCCACTGCACTGGATCCCAGTATGACCCCTGTGGATCTGTGTGTCAGGGCTGAGGGCATCAGGGGAATAGCCTCCTCAGCCTTGGACAGGAAAAATCTCCCAAGCCACAAGTGCTCCTTCTGCGCTCACTCCACCCGCTACCCCGAGGTGCTGTGGATGCACCAGACTGTGGCTCACCGCATCAACAGTAGTAGCTCAAATCTGGCTCCTAAGTGGGCTCTTAAAAACAACTCAAAGGGCTCCCGGGACAGCTTGTTATCCTCCAGGAGACGCACTGGACCTCCACCAGTTCTGGATGGGAAGGAGTGTCAGCCACTGCCTCCACTGATGCGCACCCAGCGTACACGGCCTCCAGCCTGCTCCACTGAGGTACCAAAGAAGAACAAGCCAGCCAGTCATGCAGCcacaccttcatcatcatcctctACTCCCTGCTCCTCATCTTCTAGgggctcctcctccacctcaggCAACCAAGCTGGGAGGGTCCCTGTTCGGCCaggcagcagcaccagcagcagcgtCAGACACATAGAGGACCAGAGTCATCAGTCTCGGTTCAGACCCAAAGTGGACATGTACCCACGAGCAAGCTCGCTGTCATCTTCTAGTTCCATGGAGAAGAACACTGGTTCCCTCTCACGTTCCTCAGCACCAAGCCCCAGCTCTGCTGCACCTTCCAGGATGGACCGCTACTTGATGCCTCAGGAGGGTCTGGGTTTCATGCTGTCCAGCAAACACGGCCTAGCAGAGTACAGCCGAGCTAGGGGCTCTCTTCATCAGCCACTTCCCAACTCCCACAGTCAGGTTCGGACGAACACTACAAGGCCCAGCGCTATCACCTACagttcagcagcagcacacaacTATGGTGCCTCCCAGGCACAGGGAGGCACTCTGCAGAACTCCTCCTCCccatcctcttcctcttcattaCCTTCAGAAGCTCGTGGAGATGTGAAGCACGAGCCAATCACAGAGACACCAGAGATGCCAACCGACATCCTCACCTTCCTCAAAAACTACAGCCCACATGAACTGGCTGCCCTCTACCACCGCTGGGGAGCAGCCAATGCCCTGCTGGATCCCACTG GGATGCTGAGGTCTCTCATGCGGCAGGGACAGTATTTCTGCCATGAGTGTGGGAAGAGTTTCAGCCAGCCGAGCCACCTGCGCACTCATATGAGGTCCCACACAG TTGGGTTTGATTTTAACGGACTCCACAGAGGTACTGACGCTCACACCACCGCTTCTGAAGCTCCCAAACAA GGGAAAGGCCATTCTGCTGCCAGCTCTGCCCATACCGAGCCTCTCAGAAAGGGAACCTAA